A genomic window from Sulfurospirillum multivorans DSM 12446 includes:
- the fliM gene encoding flagellar motor switch protein FliM: MADILSQEEIDALLEVVEEEGDTLSAEVEASDTRQVILYDFKRPNRVSKEQLRAVKGIHDKMARNLASQISSIMRSIVEIQLHSVDQMTYGEFLMSLPSPTSFNVFSIKPLDGNCIIEINPSIAFPMIDRLLGGLGESYESTRELTDIELNLLDAILRIIMQRLKEGWAPITDMYPTVETKESSPNVVQIVSQNEIVIMVVMEIIIGNSSGMINLCYPVIYLEPILSRLANRDIMLGETSAKKSRNKELNTLISRAEVFIESIIGQAELSVGELLELKKGDIIRLDRAADDKAIVMIDKKELFLAEIGLHRFRKSIKIESLVRTDKDEVKSALEELEHIRKSKISSFDTSQG, from the coding sequence ATGGCTGATATATTAAGTCAAGAAGAGATCGATGCGCTCTTAGAAGTTGTCGAAGAAGAGGGTGATACACTCTCCGCTGAAGTTGAGGCATCTGATACCAGACAAGTTATTCTTTACGACTTTAAACGACCCAATCGTGTTTCCAAAGAGCAGTTGCGTGCGGTTAAAGGTATTCACGACAAGATGGCGAGAAACCTCGCTTCGCAGATCTCTTCCATAATGCGAAGTATCGTTGAAATTCAACTGCACTCTGTCGATCAGATGACGTATGGTGAGTTTTTGATGTCCCTTCCAAGCCCAACGAGCTTTAACGTCTTTTCGATTAAGCCACTGGATGGTAACTGCATTATTGAGATCAACCCTTCTATCGCTTTTCCAATGATCGACAGACTCTTAGGTGGACTGGGAGAGTCGTATGAATCAACGCGTGAGTTAACCGACATTGAGCTCAATCTCCTGGACGCCATTTTGCGTATTATCATGCAACGTCTTAAAGAGGGTTGGGCGCCGATTACGGACATGTACCCAACGGTTGAGACCAAAGAGTCTAGCCCTAACGTTGTTCAAATCGTTTCACAAAATGAGATTGTTATTATGGTGGTGATGGAGATTATCATTGGAAATTCCAGCGGTATGATCAACCTGTGTTACCCTGTTATTTACCTAGAACCCATTCTCTCACGCCTTGCAAACCGCGATATTATGCTCGGTGAAACGAGTGCTAAAAAGAGTCGTAACAAAGAGCTCAATACATTGATTTCACGTGCAGAAGTGTTTATTGAGTCCATCATTGGACAAGCAGAACTCAGTGTAGGAGAGCTTTTAGAGCTTAAAAAAGGGGACATAATCAGGCTGGATCGTGCAGCAGATGATAAAGCCATTGTGATGATTGATAAAAAAGAGCTCTTTTTAGCGGAGATTGGCTTGCATCGTTTCCGTAAATCGATTAAAATAGAGAGTTTGGTTCGAACTGATAAAGATGAAGTCAAAAGTGCGCTCGAAGAGCTAGAACATATTCGTAAATCAAAAATTTCATCATTTGATACATCGCAGGGGTAA
- a CDS encoding LOG family protein encodes MEEQQHIKDTEHSNEWSVLRIMSDFVKGFDELQDLGPSVTFFGSARFHANHRYYQDAHDLAYTLGQKGYTIITGGSKGIMEAANKGGFDAKNCQSIGLNINLPHEQSGNQFTTKHLTFDYFFVRKVMLIKYSLAYVIFPGGFGTLDELFEALTLTQTGKITKISIFLYGKSYWEKLYDFIATTLVEHHTIRPEDVELITLTDDMDEIVAKIDERLVIYTNELKNDGLDQSRHYQKTVEFLSNQE; translated from the coding sequence ATGGAAGAACAACAGCACATTAAAGATACCGAACACTCGAACGAATGGAGTGTTCTTCGCATTATGTCCGATTTTGTTAAGGGGTTTGATGAACTTCAAGATCTAGGTCCTTCGGTGACTTTTTTTGGGAGTGCGCGTTTTCATGCCAATCATCGCTATTACCAAGATGCTCATGATCTAGCCTATACACTGGGGCAAAAAGGGTATACCATTATTACCGGTGGCTCCAAAGGGATTATGGAAGCGGCAAATAAAGGCGGATTTGATGCCAAAAATTGTCAATCCATTGGGCTGAATATTAACCTTCCCCATGAACAATCCGGCAACCAATTTACCACAAAGCACCTCACCTTTGACTACTTTTTTGTGCGCAAAGTGATGCTCATTAAATACTCCCTTGCCTATGTCATCTTCCCTGGAGGATTTGGCACGCTGGATGAACTTTTTGAAGCACTCACCCTCACCCAAACGGGTAAAATCACTAAAATTAGCATCTTTTTGTATGGGAAAAGTTATTGGGAAAAACTCTATGATTTTATTGCAACCACGCTTGTGGAGCATCATACGATTCGCCCTGAAGATGTTGAACTGATTACATTAACCGATGATATGGATGAGATCGTTGCCAAGATCGATGAACGCTTGGTGATTTACACCAATGAGCTTAAAAACGATGGCTTAGATCAAAGCCGTCATTACCAAAAAACCGTAGAATTCTTATCCAATCAAGAGTAA
- the fliY gene encoding flagellar motor switch protein FliY: MNNTFVQLLQQEVISTIEGLTGIAPTVELNKEESGESKLKLSPPLAKLDVTVGGELRGRMRVTIATSIATAIGDMMLGGEGDEKEEMDAEDLDATKEIISNILSSFSRSLGSQKNMPKLEFDIDGIEYIDANSQIDFKGYEKLFIYNLAVHNSHDTIAFAITHELIPLIGEEIAPSFVSDEREEYTYEEPKKVVMGISPEELSNIELIKDVRLPIRVRIGSKKMLLKDVLSMDIGSVIELDQLANDPLEILVGDKVIAMGEVVIVDGNFGVQIGEIGTKRERLEKLR; this comes from the coding sequence GTGAATAATACATTTGTACAATTATTACAACAAGAGGTTATCTCTACCATTGAAGGGTTAACAGGTATTGCACCTACGGTTGAACTCAACAAAGAGGAGAGTGGTGAGAGTAAACTCAAACTCAGTCCTCCCCTTGCAAAGCTTGATGTCACGGTTGGTGGAGAACTTCGCGGTCGCATGCGTGTTACAATTGCAACGTCGATCGCAACAGCCATTGGCGATATGATGCTGGGTGGCGAAGGTGATGAAAAAGAGGAGATGGACGCAGAAGATCTTGACGCGACCAAAGAGATTATCTCCAATATTTTAAGCTCTTTCTCACGCTCGCTTGGCAGTCAGAAAAATATGCCTAAATTGGAGTTTGACATTGATGGCATTGAGTACATTGATGCTAACAGTCAAATCGATTTTAAAGGGTATGAGAAGCTTTTTATTTACAATTTAGCCGTTCATAATTCTCATGATACGATTGCTTTTGCGATCACACATGAGCTGATACCGCTTATTGGTGAGGAGATCGCACCTTCTTTTGTCAGTGATGAAAGAGAAGAATATACCTATGAAGAGCCTAAAAAAGTTGTTATGGGGATTAGTCCTGAGGAGCTTAGTAATATCGAACTGATTAAAGATGTCAGACTGCCTATTCGTGTGCGCATTGGCTCTAAAAAGATGCTTTTAAAAGATGTTTTAAGCATGGATATCGGCTCTGTCATCGAGCTGGATCAATTAGCGAATGATCCTTTGGAAATTTTAGTCGGAGACAAAGTGATTGCGATGGGTGAAGTGGTCATTGTCGATGGTAACTTTGGTGTGCAAATAGGCGAGATCGGAACGAAACGTGAACGCTTAGAGAAGTTGCGATAG